Proteins encoded in a region of the Phoenix dactylifera cultivar Barhee BC4 chromosome 3, palm_55x_up_171113_PBpolish2nd_filt_p, whole genome shotgun sequence genome:
- the LOC103702076 gene encoding probable staphylococcal-like nuclease CAN1, with the protein MGNSLFRFLWGICCKPTPTHEPQSLGHRGVSALAHDLLHFDITSQVPEGLSPHVVSSKKAQANWYKKLLEAWREAKPPPKTPEEATRLVVQTLKRHQKADVEGLLTYYGLPLPHTLSEIPVIPLSRPEGVKYELQTLPVDAKAVADGDTITVYVDTADARESANVPRGVQEAAIKRTKARAAKNYKKADEHQKIIIDGGYRVITGPKGEETLARKYRIRLRGIDAPESSMPYGKEAKEELVKLIQGKRLKVYVYGDDRYGRCVGDVYCNCAYIQEHMLKRGLAWHYAAYDQRPQLATWEKEARGARVGLWASSNPEKPWEWRKDRRNGV; encoded by the exons atggGAAACAGCCTCTTCAGATTCCTCTGGGGGATCTGCTGCAAGCCCACGCCCACCCATGAGCCCCAATCTTTGGGTCACCGGGGAGTCTCAGCTCTCGCTCATGATCTCCTCCATTTCGACATCACATCTCAG GTTCCAGAAGGGCTGAGCCCACATGTGGTCTCCTCCAAGAAGGCACAGGCAAACTG GTATAAGAAACTTTTGGAGGCATGGAGGGAGGCAAAGccaccaccaaaaacaccaGAAGAAGCAACAAGGCTTGTTGTCCAAACCTTAAAGAGGCATCAGAAAGCAGATGTGGAG GGCCTGTTGACTTACTATGGTCTCCCACTGCCCCACACACTCTCAGAAATCCCAGTGATTCCATTATCTAGACCTGAAGGAGTGAAGTATGAACTGCAAACGCTTCCT GTGGATGCAAAAGCTGTTGCAGATGGAGATACCATAACAGTGTACGTGGACACTGCTGATGCAAGAGAGTCAGCCAATGTTCCCCGAGGAGTACAAGAAGCAGCAATCAAGAGGACCAAAGCCCGCGCTGCGAAGAACTACAAGAAAGCCGATGAGCATCAGAAAATAATTATCGATGGAGGATATAG GGTGATAACTGGTCCGAAGGGCGAAGAAACCTTGGCACGAAAATACCGAATCAGACTGAG GGGAATTGATGCACCAGAGAGCTCAATGCCATATGGGAAGGAGGCTAAGGAGGAACTGGTGAAGCTGATCCAAGGAAAGCGTCTAAAGGTTTATGTGTATGGAGATGATCGATACGGTCGTTGTGTTGGAGATGTCTACTGCAATTGTGCTTACATACAA GAGCATATGCTGAAGAGGGGGCTTGCATGGCACTATGCTGCCTACGACCAACGACCACAGCTTGCAACG TGGGAAAAAGAGGCGCGTGGTGCTCGTGTTGGCTTATGGGCTTCATCAAACCCTGAGAAGCCATGGGAGTGGAGAAAAGATAGACGCAATGGAGTGTGA
- the LOC103702077 gene encoding uncharacterized protein LOC103702077 isoform X1, producing the protein MGKRLPSAKNLEEFARVATEGIRRAKHAKRALRSLASNKEAAARASAEGPRPAVQSMENGEREERRVPLSEVVSDCVRRWFQDALREAKNGDAAMQVLVGQMYHSGYGCPRNEQKGKAWIAKASKYRSAVWKVSDKHPVSGFFSGKCVPVLWLQISRSTVFELIQCVSVSMLPLSKQNSFTDHNQLVLL; encoded by the exons ATGGGCAAACGGCTCCCCTCGGCGAAGAACCTTGAGGAGTTTGCCCGAGTCGCCACCGAGGGGATTAGGAGGGCCAAGCACGCGAAGCGCGCCCTCAGATCGCTGGCTtcgaacaaggaggccgccgcccGGGCGAGCGCCGAGGGTCCACGCCCGGCGGTGCAGAGCATGGAGAACGGAGAGCGGGAGGAGCGCCGCGTTCCCCTGTCGGAGGTGGTGTCAGACTGCGTGAGGAGGTGGTTCCAGGACGCGCTCAGGGAGGCGAAGAACGGGGACGCGGCGATGCAGGTGCTGGTGGGCCAGATGTACCACAGTGGCTACGGCTGCCCGCGGAACGAACAAAAG GGAAAAGCTTGGATCGCAAAAGCATCAAAGTATCGATCAGCGGTTTGGAAGGTCAGCGACAAGCATCCAG TGTCTGGTTTTTTCAGTGGGAAATGTGTGCCTGTTCTGTGGCTGCAGATTTCCAGATCTACTGTTTTTGAGTTAATCCAGTGTGTATCAGTCAGCATGCTCCCATTAAGTAAACAGAATTCTTTTACAGATCATAATCAACTTGTGCTGTTGTGA
- the LOC103702077 gene encoding uncharacterized protein LOC103702077 isoform X2 — protein sequence MGKRLPSAKNLEEFARVATEGIRRAKHAKRALRSLASNKEAAARASAEGPRPAVQSMENGEREERRVPLSEVVSDCVRRWFQDALREAKNGDAAMQVLVGQMYHSGYGCPRNEQKGKAWIAKASKYRSAVWKVSDKHPGYNASDSDTDEVKDDVK from the exons ATGGGCAAACGGCTCCCCTCGGCGAAGAACCTTGAGGAGTTTGCCCGAGTCGCCACCGAGGGGATTAGGAGGGCCAAGCACGCGAAGCGCGCCCTCAGATCGCTGGCTtcgaacaaggaggccgccgcccGGGCGAGCGCCGAGGGTCCACGCCCGGCGGTGCAGAGCATGGAGAACGGAGAGCGGGAGGAGCGCCGCGTTCCCCTGTCGGAGGTGGTGTCAGACTGCGTGAGGAGGTGGTTCCAGGACGCGCTCAGGGAGGCGAAGAACGGGGACGCGGCGATGCAGGTGCTGGTGGGCCAGATGTACCACAGTGGCTACGGCTGCCCGCGGAACGAACAAAAG GGAAAAGCTTGGATCGCAAAAGCATCAAAGTATCGATCAGCGGTTTGGAAGGTCAGCGACAAGCATCCAG GTTATAATGCTAGTGACTCGGATACTGATGAGGTGAAGGATGATGTCAAGTGA
- the LOC103702078 gene encoding U2 small nuclear ribonucleoprotein B'' — translation MVAMLSGDIPPNQTIYIKNLNEKVKKEELKRSLYALFSQYGRILDVVALKTPKLRGQAWVVFTEVTAASNAVRQMQNFPFYDKPLRIQYAKTKSDCVAKEDGTYVPREKKKKQEEKAAEKKRRAEEAQQSGSASSGPGAQTNGGLPGQASRQGRGSSQEPAAAPNNILFIQNLPHETTSMMLQILFQQYPGFREVRMIEAKPGIAFVEFGDDMQASIAMQALQGFKITPQNPMAITYAKK, via the exons ATGGTGGCGATGCTTTCCGGCGATATTCCTCCGAACCAGACGATCTACATCAAAAATCTCAACGAGAAGGTCAAAAAAGAAG AGCTGAAGCGATCTCTTTATGCTTTATTCTCTCAATATGGGAGGATTTTGGATGTGGTGGCCCTGAAAACACCCAAACTTCGAGGCCAGGCATGGGTAGTATTTACTGAAGTTACAGCTGCTAGTAATGCTGTACGCCAAATGCAAAACTTTCCATTCTATGATAAGCCATTG AGGATACAATATgctaaaacaaaatcagattgTGTTGCGAAAGAAGATGGAACATATGTtccaagagagaaaaagaagaaacaagaaGAGAAAG CTGCTGAGAAAAAGCGTCGGGCTGAGGAGGCACAGCAATCTGGTTCTGCTTCTAGTGGTCCAGGTGCTCAAACTAATGGAGGGCTTCCT GGTCAAGCTTCTcgacaaggaaggggaagttCGCAGGAGCCTGCTGCTGCTCCCAACAACATCCTTTTCATCCAAAACTTGCCTCATGAAACAACAAGCATGATGCTGCAAATCCTTTTCCAACAATACCCTGGCTTCCGGGAAGTCAGGATGATCGAAGCAAAGCCAGGCATCGCCTTTGTAGAGTTTGGAGATGATATGCAGGCTTCCATTGCTATGCAGGCTCTTCAAGGGTTCAAGATCACCCCTCAAAACCCAATGGCGATTACCTATGCAAAGAAGTGA